From Pseudoleptotrichia goodfellowii, a single genomic window includes:
- a CDS encoding ExbD/TolR family protein, whose amino-acid sequence MRFTNRRSKRNAEISMLNLIDVIFMLLIFFMITTTFNNYAQFHLAVPKSDTKMENNKNEQTVEVIIDKDMNYFFKVGGNIKSITPEDLKTELSELSPKLLESVTLTADEHLEYGTIVNVMGRLKDQNVKNVNLNIQKNNK is encoded by the coding sequence ATGAGATTTACAAATAGAAGAAGTAAAAGAAATGCCGAAATATCAATGCTGAATTTGATAGATGTTATATTTATGCTGCTAATATTTTTTATGATAACGACAACATTTAACAATTACGCACAATTTCATTTGGCAGTACCCAAATCGGATACAAAGATGGAAAATAATAAAAATGAACAAACTGTGGAAGTCATAATTGACAAAGATATGAATTATTTTTTTAAGGTCGGAGGAAATATAAAAAGTATAACTCCTGAAGATTTAAAAACGGAACTTTCGGAATTAAGTCCGAAACTTCTTGAAAGTGTAACACTTACTGCGGACGAGCATCTGGAATACGGAACAATAGTCAATGTTATGGGGAGATTAAAAGATCAGAATGTGAAAAACGTCAATCTCAATATACAAAAAAATAATAAATAA
- a CDS encoding MotA/TolQ/ExbB proton channel family protein yields the protein MLHYFIAGGIFMWGILLASICGLAVILEKAALFLTKEKKLTEEFKRKLYKTLKKGNKKEILDLCSERKDSVSQILVKTVNNMEIDLDKADHSHKQYVEEIITENILEQTMKLEKGMWLLGVVVNTAPQLGLLGTVTGMIVSFSALSTNNTESARTVASGISEALYTTAFGLMVAIPFLVFYNYFNKKIDDTVLEMERVSLQFLNRFQNTEQ from the coding sequence ATGTTACATTATTTTATTGCAGGCGGAATATTTATGTGGGGAATACTGTTAGCTTCGATATGCGGTCTTGCGGTTATTCTCGAAAAAGCAGCTCTGTTTCTGACAAAAGAAAAAAAATTGACAGAAGAATTTAAGAGAAAATTATATAAAACTCTAAAAAAGGGAAATAAAAAGGAAATACTCGATTTGTGCAGTGAAAGGAAAGATTCTGTTTCGCAAATTCTTGTAAAAACTGTAAACAATATGGAAATAGACCTTGATAAAGCCGATCATTCTCATAAACAGTACGTGGAAGAAATTATAACGGAAAATATTTTGGAACAGACGATGAAACTGGAAAAAGGAATGTGGTTATTGGGAGTGGTAGTAAATACAGCCCCTCAATTAGGTCTGCTCGGAACAGTTACAGGAATGATAGTATCTTTTTCGGCATTGAGTACAAATAATACCGAAAGTGCGAGGACTGTAGCATCAGGAATATCAGAAGCACTTTATACGACTGCATTCGGGCTTATGGTAGCCATACCGTTTTTAGTATTTTATAATTATTTCAATAAAAAAATAGATGATACGGTTTTGGAAATGGAAAGAGTTTCTCTTCAGTTTCTAAACAGATTTCAGAACACGGAACAGTAA
- a CDS encoding inorganic diphosphatase, giving the protein MKKRLLIYKKYLNQKIKVKVDRKLGDRHPEYEYIYPLNYGYIPNTESEDGEEIDVYILGVFAPLEEFEGVCRAIIYRIDDKENKLIVTAEDKKYSVEQIKALVEFQERFFKTEIIMEK; this is encoded by the coding sequence ATGAAAAAGAGATTGTTGATTTATAAAAAATATTTAAATCAAAAAATAAAAGTAAAAGTAGATAGAAAATTAGGAGATAGGCATCCGGAATATGAATATATTTATCCTTTAAATTATGGTTATATCCCTAATACTGAAAGTGAAGACGGTGAAGAAATAGATGTTTATATTTTAGGGGTATTTGCTCCGTTAGAAGAATTTGAAGGAGTATGTCGGGCAATAATTTATAGAATAGATGATAAAGAAAATAAATTAATTGTTACTGCAGAGGATAAAAAATATTCTGTTGAACAAATAAAAGCTCTTGTAGAGTTTCAAGAAAGATTTTTTAAAACAGAAATAATAATGGAGAAATAA
- a CDS encoding TonB-dependent receptor, whose product MKRIGILSLLAVAALLQAESKYEGKMEESVVTATGFNENVEKQIKNVTVITSNDIKNKGYSSVEEILRRTPGVNFVNNGFGEIVDIRGQGPEKASGRVKILVDGVSMNILDLSHGLVPVNSVSVEEIERIEIIPGGGSVLYGNGTAGGVINIITKTPEKEGAHGKIYYENSSYSTNKAGGRAGIKFNDNFSIDLGYENINGKGYREKDKNSNEFLYGGFTLQGEKQKLRFKATRYNEDGETTNGLSWEELSKNRRQAGENESLTKALRKEYTLEYNFKPVDNLEFTVLGYNQKNERTYDQDYGMGIRNNGLFRDKKNGANLKGNFNYGSGNLVFGYEYVDNKMLRRSVNTMTMRGRTRTLSDTKIELSKKTNSAFLLERHSFTDRLEGTLGYRFESAKYDIFRTDGRSSLKSKSKENNNAYEASLNFKYSDTGNVYAKYERGFRSPSPTELVDKDIKKGGAYTLNDVKPETYDTYEIGIKDMVGPSFVSLTGFYTKTKNEIAIKWQGATFMRNWIYRNLEETERKGAELFAEQYLGNFRINESISYVNAKITKGDKKGQKIAYVPSTKATLGVNYDVLSGLTLKADVNYLSGSVDGNNNKIKGYSTTDLGVSYKHESGWGLDAGVKNVFGKKYNLFQNGNAYTPAGERQYYLGVNYEF is encoded by the coding sequence ATGAAAAGAATCGGAATTTTAAGTTTGTTGGCAGTAGCAGCATTGTTACAGGCTGAATCAAAATATGAAGGGAAAATGGAAGAAAGCGTTGTAACGGCTACGGGCTTTAATGAAAATGTCGAAAAGCAGATAAAAAATGTTACCGTTATTACAAGTAACGATATTAAAAATAAAGGGTACAGCTCGGTAGAAGAAATACTTAGAAGAACACCGGGAGTAAACTTTGTAAATAACGGATTCGGAGAAATCGTCGACATAAGAGGACAGGGACCTGAAAAAGCATCAGGACGTGTGAAAATACTTGTAGACGGAGTTTCCATGAATATACTTGATTTGTCACATGGACTGGTACCTGTAAACTCAGTGTCTGTAGAAGAAATAGAAAGAATAGAGATTATTCCCGGAGGAGGTTCGGTTCTTTACGGAAACGGAACTGCAGGAGGAGTAATAAACATCATTACGAAAACGCCTGAAAAAGAAGGAGCACACGGGAAAATTTACTATGAAAACAGTTCATACAGTACAAATAAAGCCGGAGGAAGAGCAGGAATCAAATTTAACGATAATTTCTCCATAGACTTGGGGTATGAAAATATAAACGGAAAAGGTTACAGAGAAAAAGACAAAAATTCCAATGAATTTTTATACGGAGGATTTACACTTCAAGGTGAAAAACAAAAATTAAGATTTAAAGCTACAAGATACAACGAAGACGGAGAAACAACAAACGGATTGAGTTGGGAAGAACTCAGCAAAAACAGAAGACAGGCAGGAGAAAATGAAAGTCTTACAAAAGCTTTAAGAAAAGAATATACTCTTGAGTATAACTTTAAGCCGGTAGACAATCTTGAATTTACAGTTTTGGGATATAATCAGAAAAATGAAAGAACGTATGATCAGGATTACGGAATGGGAATCAGAAATAACGGATTATTCAGAGATAAGAAAAACGGAGCAAATCTAAAAGGAAACTTTAATTACGGAAGCGGAAATCTTGTATTCGGTTATGAATATGTAGATAACAAAATGCTCAGAAGATCTGTAAATACAATGACAATGAGAGGAAGAACAAGAACATTGTCGGATACAAAAATAGAATTATCCAAAAAAACAAATTCTGCATTTTTACTTGAAAGACATTCTTTCACTGATAGATTGGAAGGAACTTTAGGATACAGATTTGAGTCTGCAAAATATGATATATTCAGAACTGACGGAAGAAGTTCTTTGAAATCAAAATCTAAAGAAAATAACAATGCTTACGAAGCATCTTTGAACTTTAAATATTCCGATACGGGAAATGTATATGCGAAATATGAAAGAGGATTCAGATCTCCAAGTCCTACGGAATTGGTAGATAAAGATATAAAAAAAGGAGGAGCCTACACTCTGAATGATGTAAAACCTGAAACTTACGATACTTACGAAATAGGTATAAAAGATATGGTAGGTCCGTCTTTTGTGAGCTTAACAGGATTTTACACAAAAACTAAAAACGAGATAGCTATTAAATGGCAAGGTGCTACATTTATGAGAAACTGGATATACAGAAACCTTGAAGAAACTGAAAGAAAAGGTGCAGAGTTATTTGCAGAGCAGTATTTAGGCAACTTTAGAATAAATGAATCAATTTCCTATGTAAATGCAAAAATAACAAAAGGAGATAAAAAAGGTCAGAAAATAGCTTATGTTCCTTCAACAAAAGCTACATTGGGAGTAAATTATGATGTTCTTTCAGGATTGACATTGAAAGCAGATGTAAACTATCTGTCAGGTTCTGTAGACGGTAATAATAACAAAATAAAAGGATATTCGACAACAGATTTAGGTGTAAGTTATAAACATGAAAGCGGTTGGGGATTGGATGCCGGAGTTAAAAATGTATTCGGTAAAAAATACAATTTATTCCAAAATGGAAATGCTTATACTCCTGCTGGAGAAAGACAATATTACTTGGGAGTAAACTATGAATTCTAA
- a CDS encoding UvrD-helicase domain-containing protein gives MSKKILKASAGTGKTYRLSLEYIANLIKGISYKNIIVMTFTKKATAEIKDRIYDFLYQIAFEKYKFEELEKSLKEIYGFQGGEIDKNSLQNIYFKMIKNKDEIRIYTIDGFTNQIFKNTIAPFFGIYGYETLDEEDDGFYEDILVKILNNNEYFEKFSFVFEEKKERKDIKKYVKFIKNIINIRKDFILAGNYKIENDKKANTKFVDYLEEIFDMIGSVAENKDGNVKDFVNTDFRSVYDEIKGVNERISKDKIENKREKIEIIQKNQELFFPVKNIWNGSKIKGKSVENIIYEMKESRDLLSKSFSDYIFVNEVIPLHEKICEAANMIYNIAEEMKFSTKRFTHDDISVYTYKFIFNEELGFIKDKKVTSDFLELIGGNVETVMIDEFQDTSVLQWKILKLLLNSAKNIICVGDEKQSIYHWRGGEKELFEKLETLINGTVENLDKSYRSYKEVIENVNRIFEKYSEEWNYNPVKYRDDEEYSKGYFGYYLQERKPSYKGDEIRPEAAYEKAIEMIKEGEIQNLGKTCIICRTNGHLNEIAERLNKENIPYTLNSSFSLLEHDVIKPLYKLIKYFVFNNYIYLLEFMRSDLIGCLNSHVKYLLENKHEIERYIRKIGEEKFSDFVNSQLENETLPEYKEIDEMKRNNLLFSNILFKIKKLKNLSRSLNSKYLKENFSKKLTEEFYVTDFYSTKSDIKNIFKFFNILKEYSDLFEFVTYIEDEKDKLKQLSSEDSDAVNLMTIHKSKGLEFDTVIYYKKESHSKDNDRDLRVFFDYDEKFEKINKFLVTFPKYEKTFIDSEYSEINEKSEQKEKMESINNDYVALTRAKKNLLLFFEKVVSSKGEVKGELVKRIIDVYKSEIWHSSGKISESKKEEIKISENADFEGLKDIMSYFEDNVLKYTASKYETDLEGEFKRKKGLAMHYYFEHMTNDFENDRKNAESAFLSRYGNMLGKKIITELLERMKKFIFENKEIYDAKYKVYTEFEIYDRENNKRIIDRINIDEENRKIFIYDYKTGYEPTENEKYKQQLEEYKQILFEKTNGEYEIFTRILEV, from the coding sequence ATGAGTAAAAAAATATTGAAAGCAAGTGCAGGAACAGGAAAAACTTACAGATTATCCCTTGAATATATAGCAAATCTTATAAAAGGGATAAGTTACAAAAATATTATCGTAATGACTTTTACGAAAAAAGCCACTGCCGAAATAAAAGACAGAATTTACGATTTTTTGTATCAGATTGCTTTTGAAAAATATAAATTTGAAGAATTGGAGAAAAGTTTAAAGGAAATATACGGATTTCAGGGCGGTGAAATAGATAAAAACAGTTTGCAGAATATATATTTCAAGATGATAAAAAATAAAGACGAAATTCGTATTTATACAATAGACGGCTTTACAAATCAGATATTTAAAAATACTATCGCTCCTTTTTTCGGAATATACGGCTATGAAACACTGGATGAGGAAGACGACGGATTTTACGAGGATATTTTAGTAAAAATACTTAATAATAACGAATATTTTGAAAAATTCAGTTTTGTATTTGAAGAAAAAAAAGAAAGAAAAGATATAAAAAAATATGTCAAATTTATAAAAAATATAATCAATATAAGAAAAGACTTTATTTTAGCGGGAAATTACAAAATAGAAAATGATAAAAAAGCTAATACGAAATTTGTCGATTATTTAGAAGAAATTTTTGATATGATCGGGTCAGTAGCCGAAAATAAAGACGGAAATGTGAAAGATTTTGTAAATACTGATTTCAGAAGCGTTTATGATGAAATAAAAGGAGTGAACGAAAGAATTTCCAAAGATAAAATAGAAAATAAAAGAGAAAAAATAGAAATTATTCAGAAAAATCAGGAATTATTTTTCCCTGTAAAAAATATTTGGAATGGCAGTAAAATAAAAGGAAAAAGCGTAGAAAATATAATTTATGAAATGAAAGAAAGCAGAGATCTGCTTAGTAAAAGTTTTTCCGATTATATATTTGTAAATGAAGTGATCCCTTTACACGAGAAAATCTGTGAGGCGGCAAATATGATTTATAATATAGCTGAGGAAATGAAATTTTCAACTAAAAGATTTACTCACGATGATATTTCTGTATATACTTATAAATTTATATTCAATGAAGAGTTAGGATTTATAAAAGATAAAAAGGTAACTTCGGATTTTCTTGAGCTGATAGGCGGAAATGTGGAAACTGTTATGATTGATGAATTTCAGGATACGAGCGTTCTTCAGTGGAAAATATTGAAATTACTCCTTAACAGTGCGAAAAATATAATATGTGTAGGAGATGAAAAGCAGAGTATTTATCATTGGCGGGGCGGAGAAAAGGAACTGTTTGAAAAGCTTGAAACCCTTATAAACGGAACTGTGGAAAACCTTGATAAATCTTACAGAAGCTACAAAGAAGTAATCGAAAATGTAAACAGAATATTTGAAAAATATAGTGAAGAATGGAACTACAATCCTGTAAAATACAGAGATGATGAAGAATACTCCAAAGGATATTTCGGATATTATTTACAGGAAAGAAAACCCTCATATAAAGGTGATGAGATTCGTCCTGAAGCGGCTTATGAAAAAGCGATAGAAATGATAAAAGAAGGGGAAATACAAAATCTCGGGAAAACATGTATAATATGCAGAACAAACGGTCATTTGAATGAAATTGCCGAAAGGCTGAATAAAGAGAATATTCCTTACACATTAAACAGCAGTTTTTCCCTTTTGGAACATGATGTAATCAAGCCTTTATATAAACTGATAAAATATTTTGTTTTCAATAATTATATATATTTGCTTGAATTTATGAGATCTGACTTAATCGGATGTCTGAACAGTCATGTGAAATATTTGCTGGAAAATAAACACGAAATAGAAAGATACATAAGAAAAATAGGCGAAGAAAAATTTTCCGACTTTGTAAACAGCCAATTGGAAAATGAAACTTTGCCTGAATATAAAGAAATAGACGAGATGAAAAGAAATAATCTCCTATTTTCAAATATATTGTTTAAAATAAAAAAATTGAAAAATCTTTCGAGAAGTTTAAACAGCAAATATTTAAAAGAAAATTTTTCAAAAAAACTGACAGAAGAATTTTATGTAACGGATTTTTATTCGACAAAAAGCGATATAAAAAACATTTTCAAATTTTTCAATATTTTAAAAGAATACAGTGATTTATTTGAGTTTGTAACTTATATCGAAGATGAAAAGGATAAATTGAAGCAGTTAAGCAGCGAGGACAGTGACGCTGTAAACCTTATGACTATCCATAAATCTAAAGGACTGGAATTTGATACGGTAATTTATTATAAAAAAGAATCTCACAGTAAGGACAACGACAGAGATTTGAGGGTGTTTTTCGATTATGATGAAAAATTTGAGAAAATAAATAAATTTCTGGTAACTTTTCCTAAATACGAAAAGACTTTCATTGACAGTGAATATTCGGAAATAAATGAAAAAAGTGAACAGAAAGAAAAAATGGAAAGTATTAATAATGATTATGTGGCATTGACAAGGGCAAAGAAAAATCTGTTATTATTTTTTGAGAAGGTTGTAAGTTCCAAAGGAGAGGTTAAAGGAGAGCTTGTAAAAAGAATTATTGATGTTTATAAAAGTGAAATTTGGCATTCGTCGGGAAAAATTTCTGAAAGTAAAAAGGAAGAAATTAAAATTTCTGAAAATGCCGATTTTGAGGGACTTAAGGATATAATGTCTTATTTTGAGGATAATGTGTTAAAGTATACGGCTAGTAAATATGAAACCGATTTAGAAGGGGAATTTAAAAGGAAAAAAGGACTTGCAATGCACTATTATTTTGAGCATATGACAAATGACTTTGAAAATGACAGAAAAAATGCCGAGTCGGCTTTTCTGAGCAGATACGGAAATATGCTCGGAAAGAAAATCATAACTGAACTCCTTGAAAGAATGAAAAAGTTTATATTTGAGAATAAAGAAATATATGATGCCAAATACAAAGTCTACACGGAATTTGAAATATATGACAGGGAAAATAATAAAAGAATTATCGACAGAATAAATATAGACGAAGAAAACAGAAAAATCTTTATATATGATTATAAGACAGGATATGAGCCTACTGAAAATGAAAAGTATAAGCAACAGCTCGAAGAATATAAACAAATACTCTTTGAAAAAACTAACGGAGAATATGAGATTTTTACACGGATTTTGGAGGTTTAG
- a CDS encoding methylated-DNA--[protein]-cysteine S-methyltransferase, whose translation MRYVYFYDTKTKELGTIGIAADENHITNLFFEYEIENIKKDKNYILRETFLIKKASEQLFEYLTGKRKDFELPLLKDGTDFQISVWNELIKIPYGETRSYKDIAVAINNEKAVRAVGMANNRNKISIFIPCHRVIGSDKKLVGYGGGLEIKKFLLNLEKMNLFV comes from the coding sequence ATGAGATACGTTTATTTTTATGATACAAAGACAAAGGAGTTAGGTACAATAGGAATTGCTGCCGATGAAAATCATATTACAAATTTATTTTTTGAATACGAAATTGAAAATATTAAAAAAGATAAAAATTATATTTTAAGGGAGACTTTTCTTATTAAAAAAGCTTCCGAGCAGTTGTTTGAATATTTAACAGGAAAAAGAAAAGATTTTGAACTTCCCCTTTTAAAAGACGGTACCGATTTTCAAATATCCGTCTGGAATGAACTTATAAAAATTCCATACGGAGAAACCCGTTCTTATAAAGATATAGCTGTTGCGATTAACAATGAAAAAGCAGTAAGAGCCGTAGGAATGGCAAACAACAGAAATAAAATCTCTATTTTTATTCCTTGCCACAGAGTTATCGGGAGCGATAAAAAGCTCGTAGGATATGGAGGAGGACTTGAAATAAAAAAATTTTTACTTAATCTTGAAAAGATGAATCTTTTTGTTTAG
- the gpmI gene encoding 2,3-bisphosphoglycerate-independent phosphoglycerate mutase yields MKKRPVVLIILDGWGMNHHTEQVDAVRLAHPVNFERYKKEYPFTELRADGEFVGLPEGQFGNSEVGHLNIGAGRVVYQLLPKITKEIREGLILDNKPLSDVMNKTKESGKALHIMGLMSDGGVHSHINHIIGLVDMAKKKGLSEVYVHALMDGRDTPPESGAGYLTEMQKALDEIGLGKIVSVIGRYYGMDRDNNWDRIELAYNALFSGEEATAASAEEGIKASYAEGVTDEFVKPLKVVENGTPAGIIKEGDGVIFANFRPDRARQLTRAIIEDDFKGFTRKVHPKVNFVCMAQYDSTFDVPVAYPPQKIVNGFGEVVSKAGLIQVRTAETEKYAHVTFFFNGGVEEPYEGEIRLLSDSPKVATYDLQPEMSAYKVKDRLIEELNTGKVDTVILNFANPDMVGHTGVVDAVIAACQAVDNCTGQIVNKVLELDGAVLITADHGNADLLVDPETGAPYTAHTVNPVPFILITNDMEDAKLRTDGKLADLTPTMLDLLGLEKPAEMDGETLIIK; encoded by the coding sequence ATGAAAAAAAGACCTGTAGTTTTAATAATTTTAGACGGTTGGGGGATGAACCATCATACTGAACAGGTGGATGCGGTAAGATTGGCACATCCGGTAAATTTTGAAAGATACAAAAAAGAATACCCGTTCACTGAATTAAGAGCGGACGGAGAATTTGTAGGATTACCTGAGGGGCAATTCGGAAATTCTGAAGTAGGACACTTGAATATCGGGGCAGGAAGAGTAGTTTATCAGTTATTGCCTAAGATTACGAAAGAAATAAGAGAAGGATTGATTTTAGATAATAAACCTCTTTCCGATGTAATGAATAAAACTAAAGAAAGCGGAAAAGCATTGCATATAATGGGGCTTATGTCTGACGGAGGAGTTCATTCCCACATTAATCACATAATAGGATTAGTCGATATGGCTAAGAAAAAAGGATTGTCCGAAGTTTATGTACACGCATTAATGGACGGAAGAGATACACCGCCTGAAAGCGGAGCGGGATATTTGACTGAAATGCAGAAAGCATTGGATGAAATAGGATTAGGAAAAATAGTTTCTGTTATAGGAAGATATTACGGAATGGACAGAGACAATAACTGGGACAGAATAGAATTAGCTTATAATGCTTTATTTTCAGGAGAAGAGGCAACAGCAGCTTCTGCAGAAGAAGGAATAAAAGCATCTTACGCCGAAGGAGTAACAGACGAGTTCGTAAAACCTTTAAAAGTAGTTGAAAACGGAACTCCTGCAGGAATTATAAAAGAAGGCGACGGAGTAATATTTGCAAACTTCAGACCGGACAGAGCAAGACAGCTTACAAGAGCTATAATTGAAGATGATTTCAAAGGATTTACAAGAAAAGTTCATCCGAAAGTAAACTTTGTATGTATGGCACAGTATGATTCGACATTTGACGTACCTGTGGCTTATCCGCCTCAAAAAATAGTGAACGGATTCGGAGAAGTAGTTTCTAAAGCGGGATTAATTCAAGTGAGAACTGCCGAAACTGAAAAATATGCTCACGTAACTTTCTTCTTTAACGGCGGAGTGGAAGAGCCTTACGAAGGAGAAATCAGACTTCTTTCTGACTCTCCGAAAGTAGCGACTTATGACTTGCAGCCTGAAATGAGTGCTTATAAAGTAAAAGACAGATTAATAGAAGAATTGAACACAGGAAAAGTGGATACTGTTATATTGAACTTTGCAAATCCTGATATGGTAGGACATACAGGAGTTGTAGATGCGGTAATAGCAGCTTGTCAGGCTGTGGATAACTGTACAGGACAGATTGTAAATAAAGTGTTGGAGCTTGACGGAGCGGTATTGATAACAGCCGATCACGGAAATGCCGACTTGCTTGTAGACCCTGAAACAGGAGCCCCTTACACTGCACATACTGTAAACCCTGTTCCGTTTATATTGATAACAAACGATATGGAAGATGCAAAACTTAGAACAGACGGTAAATTAGCAGACTTGACTCCTACAATGCTTGATTTGTTAGGACTTGAAAAACCTGCTGAAATGGATGGGGAGACTTTAATAATAAAATAA
- a CDS encoding FecCD family ABC transporter permease — translation MNSNINMKKIYAGLVLFLFIFIFIALGAGDINIPLKDTVGSLFNKSYVDDSTKNIVLNIRLPRIIMSVLIGMLLASSGTVVQTVFRNPLADPYIIGISASATFGAIIAFILELPDIMYGISGFITSVIVILIIFRLSKRKNGTDITSLLIIGIAISSFLGAFTSFSMYLIGQDSFKIVAWMMGYIGTSSWTKVSILLIPLVISVTYFYLKRYELDLLLSGDEEAHSLGLDVGKLKKNMLIISALIVGFSVAFTGMIGFVGLIAPHTIRLLTKSSSNVKLIPLATLGGGLFLLICDTIGRTILYPVEIPIGVVTAFFGAPFFLYLAMRKGG, via the coding sequence ATGAATTCTAATATAAATATGAAAAAGATATATGCAGGACTTGTACTGTTCCTGTTTATATTCATATTTATTGCTTTAGGTGCCGGAGATATAAATATTCCTTTAAAAGATACAGTAGGTTCTCTGTTTAACAAAAGTTATGTAGACGATTCCACAAAAAATATTGTGCTGAATATAAGATTGCCGAGAATAATAATGTCCGTATTAATAGGAATGTTGCTGGCAAGTTCGGGAACGGTCGTACAGACCGTTTTCCGAAATCCTTTGGCAGATCCTTATATAATAGGGATTTCGGCGAGTGCCACATTCGGTGCGATAATAGCTTTTATACTGGAACTTCCCGATATAATGTACGGAATATCAGGATTTATTACTTCCGTAATAGTAATATTGATAATATTCAGATTATCCAAAAGAAAAAACGGAACGGATATAACTTCCTTGTTAATAATAGGAATTGCAATATCCTCTTTTTTAGGGGCCTTTACTTCATTCAGTATGTATCTTATCGGACAGGACTCGTTTAAAATAGTGGCGTGGATGATGGGATATATAGGGACTTCTTCGTGGACTAAAGTGAGTATTCTTCTTATTCCGCTCGTAATATCGGTTACGTATTTTTATTTGAAAAGATACGAGCTGGATTTGCTCTTAAGCGGAGATGAAGAGGCACATTCTTTAGGACTTGATGTCGGAAAGCTGAAAAAAAATATGCTTATAATTTCGGCACTTATTGTGGGCTTTTCTGTGGCATTTACGGGAATGATAGGTTTTGTAGGGCTTATAGCACCTCACACAATAAGACTTCTCACAAAAAGCAGCAGTAATGTAAAACTCATTCCTCTTGCAACTTTAGGAGGAGGACTGTTTCTTCTTATTTGCGACACAATAGGGAGAACAATACTTTATCCTGTGGAAATACCCATAGGAGTGGTAACGGCTTTTTTCGGAGCTCCTTTTTTTCTGTATTTGGCAATGAGAAAAGGAGGATAG
- the trhA gene encoding PAQR family membrane homeostasis protein TrhA: MENNIKNTGLEADTSRGEEIANFVSHTVGAGLSIIAFILLTIRASWTRDVPTILSFMIFGFGLIVLYTMSAIYHGLRPGTAKRIFEIFDHSAIYILIAATYTPFLVLVVKSKTGIIILWIQWAVCILGILFKSFFTGKLKMFSTLLYLFMGWMIVFAFNELKQNINPVSFVYLVAGGILYSLGTIFYTWKICKFNHMIWHIFVILGSLAHFFAVWCLV, from the coding sequence ATGGAAAATAATATAAAAAATACAGGACTTGAGGCTGATACTTCAAGAGGAGAGGAAATAGCAAACTTTGTAAGCCATACTGTAGGAGCGGGACTTTCTATCATCGCATTTATTTTACTTACAATAAGAGCCAGTTGGACAAGAGATGTACCAACTATTCTGTCGTTTATGATATTCGGTTTCGGACTTATTGTTCTTTATACTATGTCGGCTATTTATCACGGACTAAGACCCGGAACTGCAAAAAGAATTTTTGAAATATTCGATCATTCGGCTATTTATATATTGATTGCAGCTACATATACACCTTTTCTTGTACTTGTAGTAAAATCCAAAACAGGAATTATAATTTTATGGATACAGTGGGCTGTCTGTATTTTAGGGATATTGTTTAAATCCTTTTTTACAGGAAAATTAAAAATGTTTTCAACATTACTTTATTTATTTATGGGTTGGATGATTGTTTTTGCTTTTAATGAACTTAAACAGAATATCAATCCCGTTTCATTTGTATATTTGGTAGCAGGAGGTATTTTATACTCTCTCGGAACTATTTTTTATACTTGGAAGATTTGTAAATTCAACCATATGATATGGCATATATTTGTAATACTGGGAAGTTTGGCACACTTTTTCGCAGTGTGGTGTTTGGTTTAA